From the genome of Candidatus Effluviviaceae Genus V sp.:
GCGGCGCTCCCGGAGACCGCTCTCACAGAATGAGACGCTCCGGCGCGCCGCGCCGGTTTCACAGGATGTGACCTCGAAACTGCCTGAAGCGTTGAAGAGCGATTCAGCCGCCGGGATGCGGGCGGACCTCTCCCGCCAGGTCGGTCCGCATGAGCCGTCCGACCTTCTCGGGATCGCTCGCCCGGCGAAGCACCCACATGAGCTTGGTGATGATGGCCTCCATGCTCATGTCGAATGCCTGGATGGCCCCCATGTCGAGCGCCCGCTTGCCGACCTCGTAGCGCTCCATGCGTGTGGCCCCTTCGAGGCACTGGCTGGTCACGACGACCGGAACACCCAGCTCACGGGCCTTCCTCAGGACCTCGAGGTAGTCTGCGGCGATGTTGCCGGTACCGTAGGCCCTGAGCACGAGGCCCGAGGTGCGGCCCTCGAGGATGTCGAGCAGCATCGTGACCGACGTGCCCGGGAAGAGCGTGGCGACGGTGATGTTGGGGTCGAAACCCTTCTCGAGCTGAAGGGCGCGGTCGTGGCGTCCCCGGGCGTCGTCGCGGAAGCGGACGTCGGCCCTGATCTCCCCGACGGGCTCGCGGTTGATCGACGCGAAGGCCGAGAGCTTCGACTCCGACACCTTGGTCGCACGGGCGCCCAGGATGACGGAACGGTCGAAGACGACGAAGACGCCGCTTAAGTCCATCGCGGCGATGCGGACGGCGTTGACGAAGTTCCGCCGTGCGTCGGTCTCGATGAACCTGCCGGGGATCTGCGCGCCCGTGAAGACGACCGGCTTCCCGACATCCCGGAGGGCGAACGAGAGAGCGCTGGCGGTGTAGGCCATCGTGTCGGTGCCGTGCGTGACCACGAACCCGTCGTGGGTCGCGTACCGCGAGGCGACCTCGTCGGCCATGCGGTCCCAGTGCGCCGGCGTGATGTTCGCGCTGTCGATGTTGTCGACGTACGCGACCTCGAGCTCGGCGATCTCCGAGAGACGCGGCTCGAGAGTGAGGAGGTTCTCGACGGCGTGATCGCTCGGCGGTACCTGCCAGACACCGCGCTCGTTCTCCTCCATCACGAGTGTGCCCCCGCAGAAGAGGACGGCGATGCGCATCGTCTACTCCTTCCCGCGCTCGTCGATGAGATCCTGGAGTCGCCGGAGGAGCTCTCCCGCGAGGTCGTCGCTCGTCAGCCGGCCGATCTCCCGACCTCCGGCGAAGAGCACCGACCGTCCGCGCCCGCCGGCGACGCCGAGGTCGGCCTCGCGCGCCTCGCCGGGTCCGTTGACGACGCAGCCCATGACGGCCACGGTCACGGGCGTACGGATGTCGGCCGTCCGCCGCTCGATCTCGGAGGCGATTCCGGGAACGTCGATCTCGGTACGTCCGCAGGTCGGACACGCGACGACGGTGACGCCGCCGTGCCGAAGTCCCAGCGACCTGAGGATCTCGCGACCGACGCGGACCTCGTCCTCAGGAGGCGCCGCCAGCGAGACCCGGATCGTGTCGCCCAGCCCATCGGCGAGCATCAGCCCCAGCCCGACCGATGACCGGACGGCGCCCGGGACGAGGGTTCCCGCCTCCGTGATGCCCAGATGCAGCGGGTAGTCGTGCCGCGAGGCCATCAGGCGGTTCGCGTCGACCGTCGTCGGGACGTCGGACGACTTGAGCGACACGATGATGTCGCTGAAGTCGCGCTCCTCGAGGAGCGCGGCGTGACGTTCGGCGCTCTCCACCATGGCCTCGGCCGTCGGATGGCCGTGACGCTCGAGGATGTCTCTCTCGAGAGAGCCCGCGTTGACGCCGATCCGGATTGGGATCGACGCCTCGGAGCAGGCCGCTACGAGCGCCCGGACACGTTCCTCGGCTCCGATGTTCCCGGGGTTGATGCGGAGCGCGTGGGCTCCGGCCTCGACGGCTCTGAGTCCGAGTCTATGGTCGAAGTGGATGTCAGCCACGACCGGGATGCCCGAGCGGGCGATGATCTCAGGGAGCGCGTCGGCCGCCGCGCCGTCCGGCACCGCGACCCGCGCGATGTCGCACCCGACGTGCGCCAGGCGAGCGATCTGTGCGACGGTCGCCTCGATGTCGGAGGTGACGGTGTTCGTCATCGACTGGACGGCGACCGGCGCGCCGCCCCCGACGGGGACGCGCCCGATCATCACACGCCGCGTCCGGCTCCTCGCCGGCGTCTCCGTCATGCGGACCTCCCCCGGCGCCTTACGTTGCCCGTTCGCATGGT
Proteins encoded in this window:
- a CDS encoding type I asparaginase, which produces MRIAVLFCGGTLVMEENERGVWQVPPSDHAVENLLTLEPRLSEIAELEVAYVDNIDSANITPAHWDRMADEVASRYATHDGFVVTHGTDTMAYTASALSFALRDVGKPVVFTGAQIPGRFIETDARRNFVNAVRIAAMDLSGVFVVFDRSVILGARATKVSESKLSAFASINREPVGEIRADVRFRDDARGRHDRALQLEKGFDPNITVATLFPGTSVTMLLDILEGRTSGLVLRAYGTGNIAADYLEVLRKARELGVPVVVTSQCLEGATRMERYEVGKRALDMGAIQAFDMSMEAIITKLMWVLRRASDPEKVGRLMRTDLAGEVRPHPGG
- the ispG gene encoding flavodoxin-dependent (E)-4-hydroxy-3-methylbut-2-enyl-diphosphate synthase, producing the protein MTETPARSRTRRVMIGRVPVGGGAPVAVQSMTNTVTSDIEATVAQIARLAHVGCDIARVAVPDGAAADALPEIIARSGIPVVADIHFDHRLGLRAVEAGAHALRINPGNIGAEERVRALVAACSEASIPIRIGVNAGSLERDILERHGHPTAEAMVESAERHAALLEERDFSDIIVSLKSSDVPTTVDANRLMASRHDYPLHLGITEAGTLVPGAVRSSVGLGLMLADGLGDTIRVSLAAPPEDEVRVGREILRSLGLRHGGVTVVACPTCGRTEIDVPGIASEIERRTADIRTPVTVAVMGCVVNGPGEAREADLGVAGGRGRSVLFAGGREIGRLTSDDLAGELLRRLQDLIDERGKE